In one Deinococcus detaillensis genomic region, the following are encoded:
- a CDS encoding PucR family transcriptional regulator — protein sequence MPSLNALRLALCIPAEGEAHFQTLEEAQSLLPNAPRSALRAAALRLLAQESFQSLPAAASLLTSLAATLQSHRPERELVQWLALVTGGQAELRSSWGDTVARAGTPSGDQHFEQRLTYEGRSIGSLHLWAGAEWPVLFGLTAEFAKLARLQAAAAGASRRRVGERVLEALLSGDVSGASVHEPCMLAALRLAQPLPRSERSRETHIAALDILCGVGEGYFRERGLKCLTTVRGDKAIWLWDSQGAAGEAAGLLSALRAATETDFRLGVSAVQASQARASTALEQAEQALSSVRAARGLIVFERLDPLQALLDGAEAQALAGQLLAQLRGSDPGGKLEETLRRYLSFAGSLGTLATELNIHINTLRYRLSRIEEVLGGKLGEPAFVARVFLALSAAEKGH from the coding sequence ATGCCCAGCCTCAATGCCCTGCGCTTAGCCCTCTGCATTCCAGCGGAAGGGGAAGCCCATTTTCAAACGCTCGAAGAAGCCCAGAGCCTGCTGCCGAACGCCCCTAGATCGGCTCTGAGAGCGGCTGCCTTGCGCTTGCTGGCACAGGAAAGCTTTCAAAGTCTGCCCGCCGCCGCTTCGCTGCTGACCTCGCTGGCGGCCACGTTGCAAAGCCACCGCCCAGAGCGGGAACTGGTGCAGTGGCTGGCACTGGTCACGGGCGGGCAAGCGGAGTTGCGCTCGAGCTGGGGCGACACGGTGGCCAGAGCCGGAACGCCCAGCGGTGACCAGCACTTTGAGCAGCGCCTGACTTATGAAGGGCGCTCAATCGGCAGCCTGCACCTTTGGGCCGGTGCCGAGTGGCCAGTTCTGTTTGGACTGACGGCGGAGTTCGCCAAACTGGCCCGCCTGCAAGCGGCGGCGGCGGGCGCATCTCGGCGGCGGGTGGGCGAGCGGGTGCTGGAAGCGCTGCTGTCGGGCGACGTGAGCGGCGCGTCTGTGCATGAGCCGTGCATGCTGGCGGCGCTCAGGCTCGCCCAGCCGCTTCCCCGCAGCGAGCGCAGCCGTGAAACGCATATCGCGGCCCTAGACATCTTGTGCGGCGTGGGCGAGGGCTACTTCCGGGAAAGGGGGCTGAAGTGCTTGACGACGGTGCGGGGCGACAAGGCCATCTGGCTGTGGGACAGTCAGGGCGCAGCGGGGGAAGCGGCGGGCCTACTCAGCGCCCTGCGAGCCGCCACCGAAACGGATTTCCGGCTGGGCGTCAGTGCGGTGCAGGCGAGTCAGGCGCGGGCGAGCACTGCTCTCGAACAAGCCGAACAAGCCCTCAGCAGCGTGCGGGCGGCGCGGGGTCTGATCGTATTCGAGCGGCTCGACCCACTCCAGGCATTGCTGGACGGCGCTGAAGCGCAGGCGCTCGCGGGGCAGCTGTTGGCCCAACTGCGGGGAAGCGATCCGGGCGGCAAGTTGGAAGAAACTTTGCGCCGCTACCTGAGTTTTGCCGGTTCGCTGGGTACGCTGGCCACCGAACTCAACATTCATATCAACACCCTCCGCTACCGCCTGAGCCGAATAGAAGAGGTGCTGGGCGGCAAACTCGGTGAACCGGCATTTGTGGCGCGGGTGTTCTTGGCGCTCTCAGCGGCAGAAAAAGGGCACTGA
- a CDS encoding YciE/YciF ferroxidase family protein: protein MALFGLGIKMNDLKDLYVEQLRGLYSAETQLTEALPKMADAASTPELKQGFTDHLVETQQQIQRLESIFADLGEDPGGRICKAMQGLIAEGNDMIKEKAVPAVKDAGLIAAGQRVEHYEIAGYGTVRTYAEVLGFGQHADLLAASEQEEKDTDQKLTQLSKQINLEAASA from the coding sequence ATGGCACTCTTCGGATTAGGGATAAAAATGAACGACCTCAAGGATTTGTACGTCGAGCAACTGCGAGGTCTGTATTCGGCGGAAACGCAACTCACCGAGGCGCTGCCCAAAATGGCCGACGCCGCCAGCACGCCCGAACTCAAGCAGGGCTTCACCGACCACTTGGTCGAGACCCAGCAGCAGATTCAGCGCTTAGAGAGCATTTTTGCCGACCTCGGCGAAGACCCGGGCGGCCGCATCTGCAAGGCTATGCAGGGTCTGATCGCTGAAGGCAACGACATGATCAAAGAAAAAGCTGTGCCTGCCGTCAAAGACGCGGGCCTGATCGCCGCTGGGCAGCGGGTGGAGCATTACGAAATCGCCGGGTACGGCACCGTCCGCACCTACGCCGAGGTTTTGGGCTTCGGACAGCATGCCGATTTGCTGGCGGCCAGCGAGCAAGAAGAAAAAGACACCGATCAGAAGTTGACCCAGCTTTCCAAGCAGATCAATCTGGAAGCGGCCTCGGCTTAA
- a CDS encoding SRPBCC family protein, producing MTNIQKSGFQEAARKAFFQGGNGGQMQDTERVAVGALGLGLLILGLGGGAGRRLLVGGLGLGLTAVAVRGSNPLATAIKVEQNNAGQTLISEAVTVNKNAAELYAVWRDLDKLPNLMSHLQSVVVLSEKRSRWTVKAPLGSVSWEAEITADEPGKRLAWASLPGSSIDNNGEILFRPAPGGRGSEVVVRLKYRAPLGTAGVVAARIAGQEPAQQLRDDLMRFKREQELGFAPTTQGQSSGRTGSGRAGGAK from the coding sequence ATGACCAACATTCAGAAGAGCGGTTTTCAAGAAGCGGCCCGCAAGGCCTTTTTTCAGGGCGGCAACGGCGGCCAGATGCAGGACACCGAGCGGGTCGCCGTCGGCGCACTGGGCCTTGGCCTGCTGATCTTGGGCTTGGGCGGCGGCGCGGGGCGTAGGCTGCTGGTGGGAGGGCTCGGCTTGGGCCTGACTGCTGTGGCTGTACGCGGCAGCAATCCGCTGGCGACTGCCATCAAGGTGGAGCAAAACAACGCGGGCCAAACTTTGATCAGCGAGGCGGTCACGGTGAATAAGAATGCGGCCGAGTTGTACGCCGTCTGGCGCGACCTCGATAAGCTGCCGAATTTGATGAGCCACCTTCAGAGCGTGGTGGTGCTGAGCGAGAAACGTTCGCGCTGGACGGTCAAGGCTCCGCTGGGCAGCGTCAGTTGGGAAGCCGAGATCACCGCCGACGAACCGGGTAAGCGGCTGGCTTGGGCCTCGCTGCCAGGATCCAGCATCGACAACAACGGCGAAATTCTGTTTAGACCCGCGCCGGGCGGACGCGGCAGCGAAGTGGTGGTGCGGCTCAAGTACCGTGCGCCTCTGGGCACCGCTGGGGTGGTGGCCGCCCGCATTGCCGGGCAGGAACCGGCCCAGCAGCTCAGGGACGATTTGATGCGCTTCAAGCGCGAGCAGGAACTCGGTTTTGCGCCCACCACCCAGGGACAGAGCAGCGGCAGGACAGGCAGTGGCAGAGCAGGAGGCGCGAAATGA
- a CDS encoding zinc-dependent alcohol dehydrogenase, whose amino-acid sequence MKAVLWQGTNHVSVETVPDPTLLLPSDAIVRVSSTAICGSDLHLLDGFIPSMEKGDILGHEFMGEVVEVGRDVKTLKVGDRVVIPFNIACGTCDYCQRGLFSACDNSNPNHRMAEALYGATSGGGLFGYSHLYGGYAGGQAQYVRVPFADVGGFKIETDLPDEQVLFLTDIFPTGYQAAENCNIVRGRDVVAVFGAGPVGQFAARSAQMLGAAKVIIVDRFPERLRLAAEAGIETINYEKEDVLIALKEATGGRGPDHVIDAVGLEAHGHGPGALLDTAQQKMKLTFDRITALRWAILSCAKGGTVSMPGVYGGLVDKLPLGAAFAKGLTFKMGQTHTHRYIRPLLAHIEAGDIDPSFVITHRAALADAPQLYKTFRDKHDGCIKVVLNPWGESAGEVKRA is encoded by the coding sequence ATGAAAGCAGTTCTTTGGCAAGGCACCAACCACGTCAGCGTGGAAACCGTTCCCGACCCCACCTTGCTCTTGCCCAGCGACGCCATCGTGCGGGTCAGCTCGACAGCCATCTGCGGCTCAGATCTGCACCTGCTCGACGGCTTTATTCCCAGCATGGAAAAGGGCGACATTCTCGGCCACGAGTTTATGGGCGAGGTCGTGGAAGTGGGCCGCGACGTTAAGACACTCAAAGTCGGCGATAGGGTCGTCATTCCGTTCAATATCGCCTGCGGAACTTGCGATTACTGCCAGCGCGGGCTGTTCAGCGCCTGCGACAACTCCAATCCCAATCACCGAATGGCCGAAGCCCTCTACGGCGCGACCAGCGGCGGCGGGCTGTTCGGCTACTCGCACCTCTACGGCGGCTACGCGGGTGGACAGGCCCAGTACGTGCGGGTTCCGTTTGCCGACGTGGGCGGCTTCAAAATCGAAACCGACTTGCCCGACGAGCAGGTGCTGTTTTTGACCGATATTTTCCCCACCGGCTATCAGGCCGCCGAGAACTGCAATATCGTCAGGGGCCGCGACGTGGTGGCGGTGTTCGGTGCGGGGCCAGTCGGCCAGTTCGCCGCCCGCAGCGCTCAGATGCTCGGGGCGGCCAAAGTGATTATCGTTGACCGCTTCCCTGAGCGCCTGCGGCTGGCGGCCGAGGCCGGAATAGAAACCATCAATTACGAGAAAGAGGACGTGCTGATCGCCCTTAAGGAAGCCACTGGCGGGCGCGGCCCCGATCATGTCATCGACGCGGTGGGCCTGGAAGCGCACGGGCACGGCCCCGGAGCGCTGCTCGACACCGCCCAGCAGAAGATGAAGCTGACCTTTGACCGCATCACCGCGCTGCGCTGGGCAATTTTGAGTTGCGCCAAGGGCGGAACCGTGAGTATGCCGGGCGTCTACGGCGGCCTGGTCGACAAGTTGCCACTGGGCGCAGCGTTTGCCAAGGGTCTGACTTTCAAGATGGGCCAGACGCACACCCACCGCTACATCAGGCCGCTGCTGGCGCACATTGAGGCGGGCGACATCGACCCCAGCTTCGTGATCACCCACCGGGCCGCTCTGGCCGACGCGCCGCAACTCTATAAGACCTTCCGCGACAAGCACGACGGCTGCATCAAGGTGGTGCTCAATCCGTGGGGTGAGTCGGCGGGCGAGGTGAAGCGGGCTTAA
- a CDS encoding alpha/beta hydrolase family protein: MAHTLKRPFALILTALLTCSVSVSLAQTSPVMGSAAYPGEVRPDAPALSARGQYAVGVRTISLVRKDVLDIAKAATLTPAPNPLPRYDRPLTVEVWYPATLAADQSQMTSYTDYLGSGPGDPKHPVVAFQFPGHAARDAAPNAAGGKYPLVIFSHGYPGSRYLMSYLAENLASKGYVVASIDHTDSTNADKAAFASTLLNRPQDDQAVLDAVAALSTSGSGFLNNLVDANNMALLGYSMGGYGALNFAGAGFADQVLGFVPGNALTARQLGQFTVDPRLKAVVAFAPWGGDAAVKSLGVNNGAEFGFWNKKSLAAVKVPTLFLVGSQDDVAFYQNGVKPLFENAVNSDRYMVVYQNARHNAAPNPPPAASYSSIDDYTHYSEAVWDMQRLNNLNEHFVTAFLDYRLKGKTDEAAYLNVPTPIAQDGKYSRNADGTLKADDTYWKGFLNRTALGIELYHLNAK; encoded by the coding sequence ATGGCTCACACGCTCAAACGCCCGTTCGCCCTGATCCTCACGGCCCTGCTCACCTGCTCGGTAAGCGTCAGCTTGGCCCAGACCTCTCCCGTCATGGGCAGCGCGGCTTACCCCGGCGAGGTGCGTCCCGACGCGCCAGCCCTCAGCGCACGCGGTCAGTACGCGGTGGGCGTGCGAACCATTTCGCTCGTCCGCAAAGATGTGCTGGACATTGCCAAGGCCGCCACCCTCACTCCTGCGCCCAACCCCCTGCCGCGCTATGACCGACCGCTGACGGTGGAAGTCTGGTATCCGGCCACCCTCGCTGCTGACCAGAGCCAGATGACCAGTTACACCGATTACCTCGGCAGCGGCCCCGGCGATCCCAAGCACCCCGTGGTTGCGTTTCAGTTTCCAGGTCACGCTGCCCGCGACGCCGCTCCTAACGCGGCAGGCGGCAAGTACCCGCTGGTGATCTTCTCGCACGGTTACCCCGGCAGCCGCTATCTGATGAGCTACCTCGCCGAGAACCTCGCCAGCAAGGGTTACGTGGTCGCCTCGATTGACCACACCGACAGCACTAACGCCGACAAAGCTGCGTTTGCCAGCACCCTGCTCAACCGTCCGCAAGACGATCAGGCCGTGCTGGACGCCGTGGCAGCCCTCTCGACTTCGGGCAGCGGCTTCCTGAACAATCTGGTGGACGCCAACAATATGGCGCTGCTCGGCTACAGCATGGGCGGCTACGGAGCGCTCAATTTCGCGGGTGCGGGCTTTGCCGATCAGGTGCTGGGCTTCGTGCCCGGCAATGCCCTCACAGCGCGGCAGCTCGGCCAGTTCACGGTTGACCCACGCCTCAAAGCGGTGGTGGCGTTTGCACCTTGGGGCGGCGACGCCGCCGTTAAGAGCCTCGGCGTTAACAATGGAGCTGAATTTGGCTTCTGGAACAAAAAAAGCCTCGCCGCCGTCAAGGTGCCGACCCTGTTCCTGGTAGGCAGTCAAGATGACGTGGCCTTTTACCAGAACGGTGTCAAGCCTCTGTTTGAAAACGCTGTCAACTCTGACCGCTACATGGTGGTCTACCAAAATGCCCGTCACAATGCCGCGCCCAATCCGCCGCCTGCGGCCAGCTACAGCAGCATCGACGACTATACGCATTACTCCGAAGCGGTCTGGGATATGCAGCGTCTCAACAACCTCAACGAGCATTTCGTGACCGCCTTCCTCGATTACCGCCTGAAAGGCAAAACCGACGAGGCCGCCTACCTCAACGTGCCTACTCCGATTGCTCAGGACGGCAAGTACAGCCGCAACGCCGACGGCACGCTCAAAGCCGACGACACCTACTGGAAAGGCTTCCTCAACCGCACCGCGCTGGGGATCGAGTTGTACCACCTGAACGCCAAATAA
- the paaZ gene encoding phenylacetic acid degradation bifunctional protein PaaZ, whose protein sequence is MTPSQSPTLPRPIQVASLIQGQWHAARGGQEIRDAAYGQPIAYVSSEGVDFAAALKYGRDIGGRNLRKLDFHQRARLLRSLAGYLNECKAEFNALSHLTGATRRDNLVDVDGGIGTLFSYSSMARRDLPAQKFVLEDDINLLGKGGSFIGRHVLVPREGVAVHINAFNFPVWGMLEKIAPNLIAGVPAIVKPASQTAYVTEAVVRAIHESGLLPEGALQLISGSTGDLFDHLQEQDTVTFTGSAATASKLKVHPNIVRRSVPFNTEADSLNCIVLGQTVTPDAPEFALFVREVVNEMTSKAGQKCTAIRRVIIPRERVEDVTQAIRERLSGITMGDPSREDVRMGPLVGTSQRDDVAEVLRQLKAESEVLIGDERPELLGGDWDSGAFMAPTLLLADQPLTNHTAHELEAFGPVATLMPYANLDEAAELARLGRGSLAASIVTHDRPEARELFFGMASTHGRILILNRDDAKESTGHGSPLPQLKHGGPGRAGGGEELGGLRAVKHYLIRTAIQADPTTLTAITGEYVRGAAVTEDGVHPFRKNFDELRVGDSLLTPRRTITESDVSAFAGLSGDRFYAHTDEIAAKESLFGKRVAHGYLVLAAAAGLFVDPGVGPVLANYGLEGLRFTEPVGFGDTIRARLTVQSKTAKETRDGETPTGVVKWHVDVTNQNDVLVATYSILTLVARSGNGPAV, encoded by the coding sequence ATGACCCCATCCCAGTCCCCAACTCTCCCCCGTCCCATCCAAGTCGCCTCACTCATTCAGGGGCAGTGGCACGCCGCAAGAGGCGGGCAGGAAATCCGCGACGCCGCTTACGGCCAGCCCATCGCCTACGTGTCCTCGGAGGGCGTGGACTTTGCAGCGGCCCTCAAGTACGGGCGCGACATCGGCGGACGCAACCTCCGCAAGCTCGACTTTCACCAGCGGGCGCGGCTGCTGCGCTCTCTGGCTGGCTACCTCAACGAGTGCAAGGCCGAGTTCAACGCCCTCTCGCACCTGACCGGAGCCACCCGCCGTGACAACCTCGTCGACGTTGACGGCGGTATCGGCACACTGTTTTCCTATTCCAGCATGGCCCGCCGCGACCTCCCCGCCCAGAAATTCGTGCTGGAAGACGACATCAACCTGCTCGGCAAGGGCGGCAGCTTCATCGGCCGCCACGTGCTGGTGCCGCGCGAGGGCGTAGCGGTACATATCAATGCCTTCAATTTCCCAGTTTGGGGCATGTTGGAAAAAATCGCCCCCAACCTGATTGCGGGGGTTCCGGCCATCGTCAAGCCCGCCTCGCAGACGGCCTACGTGACCGAGGCAGTGGTGCGGGCCATTCACGAATCGGGCCTGCTGCCGGAAGGGGCGCTGCAACTCATCAGCGGCAGCACCGGTGATCTGTTCGACCACTTGCAGGAACAGGACACCGTGACCTTTACCGGCTCGGCGGCCACCGCCAGCAAGCTGAAAGTTCATCCGAACATCGTGCGCCGCAGCGTGCCGTTTAACACCGAGGCCGACAGTCTCAACTGCATCGTGCTGGGCCAGACAGTGACGCCCGACGCGCCTGAATTTGCCCTGTTCGTGCGCGAAGTCGTCAACGAAATGACCAGCAAGGCGGGCCAGAAATGCACTGCTATTCGCCGGGTGATCATTCCGCGTGAGCGCGTGGAAGACGTGACGCAGGCCATCCGCGAGCGTCTCAGCGGCATTACGATGGGCGACCCCAGCCGCGAGGACGTGCGCATGGGGCCGTTGGTGGGCACGTCCCAGCGCGACGACGTGGCCGAAGTGCTGCGTCAGCTCAAGGCCGAATCTGAAGTCCTGATCGGAGACGAGCGCCCCGAACTGCTCGGCGGCGACTGGGACAGCGGCGCGTTCATGGCCCCCACCTTGCTGCTGGCTGATCAGCCCCTGACCAACCACACCGCCCATGAACTGGAGGCGTTCGGCCCCGTCGCCACGCTGATGCCCTACGCCAATCTGGACGAGGCCGCCGAACTCGCCCGTCTGGGGCGCGGCTCTCTGGCGGCCAGCATCGTCACGCACGACCGGCCCGAAGCCCGCGAGTTGTTTTTTGGCATGGCCTCCACCCACGGGCGCATCCTGATTCTTAACCGCGACGACGCTAAGGAGTCCACCGGACACGGCTCACCGCTGCCTCAGCTCAAGCACGGCGGCCCCGGACGGGCGGGCGGCGGCGAGGAGCTGGGCGGCCTACGGGCGGTCAAGCATTACCTGATCCGCACCGCCATTCAGGCCGACCCCACCACCCTGACCGCCATCACCGGCGAGTACGTGCGCGGAGCCGCCGTCACCGAGGACGGCGTTCACCCGTTCCGCAAAAACTTCGACGAGCTGAGGGTAGGCGACAGCCTGCTGACCCCGCGCCGCACCATCACCGAGTCGGACGTGAGCGCCTTTGCTGGCCTCAGCGGTGACAGGTTCTATGCCCACACCGATGAGATCGCAGCCAAAGAAAGCCTGTTCGGTAAGCGGGTGGCGCACGGCTACCTGGTGCTGGCGGCGGCGGCAGGCTTGTTCGTCGACCCCGGCGTGGGGCCGGTGCTGGCCAATTACGGCTTGGAAGGCTTGCGCTTTACCGAACCCGTCGGCTTTGGCGACACCATTCGCGCCCGCCTGACGGTGCAGAGCAAGACTGCCAAGGAAACGCGCGACGGCGAGACGCCCACCGGGGTCGTCAAGTGGCACGTGGACGTGACCAACCAGAATGATGTGCTGGTGGCGACCTACAGTATCCTGACGCTGGTGGCGCGGAGTGGAAACGGGCCTGCTGTTTAA
- the paaD gene encoding 1,2-phenylacetyl-CoA epoxidase subunit PaaD has translation MVSTFPTESAVWDALVHVTDPEIPVVNIVEMGMVRGVEIVGGRATVRFTPTFSGCPALHVIRQDIERAVAPLGFETVSVETVISPPWSTDDITAPARAKLEQYGIAPPDPAGESDPFVTLELSPVSCPRCGSFDTRMTASFGSALCKRMYVCNACKEPFEGMKSV, from the coding sequence ATGGTAAGCACATTTCCCACCGAAAGTGCCGTCTGGGACGCTCTTGTCCACGTGACCGATCCCGAAATTCCGGTGGTCAACATCGTGGAAATGGGCATGGTGCGCGGCGTGGAGATTGTGGGCGGGCGGGCCACTGTGCGCTTCACGCCCACTTTTTCCGGCTGCCCCGCCCTGCACGTTATCCGGCAAGACATCGAGAGGGCCGTCGCGCCGCTGGGGTTTGAAACCGTCAGCGTGGAAACCGTCATCAGCCCGCCGTGGAGTACCGACGACATCACCGCGCCCGCCCGTGCCAAGCTGGAGCAGTATGGCATCGCGCCGCCTGATCCGGCTGGCGAGAGCGACCCGTTCGTGACGCTGGAACTGAGTCCGGTGAGTTGCCCGCGCTGCGGCTCGTTCGATACGCGCATGACCGCTTCATTCGGCTCGGCGCTATGCAAGCGGATGTATGTGTGCAACGCATGCAAGGAGCCGTTCGAGGGAATGAAGTCGGTGTGA
- the paaC gene encoding 1,2-phenylacetyl-CoA epoxidase subunit PaaC, translating to MTDLTAEQTQALIARLTTLADDDLLLSHRDAEWTGHAPILEEDIALANIAQDELGHAMGWLELRKTLDGSDPDVLAFRRGPEQFCNSALTELPKSDWAFTMVRQYLFDAWEALWQDAAKASPYGPLAQAAALALREKRFHLQHTAIWVERLALGTPESERRTREALNAVWPYALGLFEPLDGERAGIDAGLLPDPTQVKARWLPLVTTHFERCGMTPPNAEPVARGTHTEHLAPLLTEFQDVNRQYAEVTVW from the coding sequence ATGACTGACCTCACCGCCGAACAAACCCAAGCCCTGATCGCCCGCTTGACCACGCTGGCCGACGACGATTTGCTGCTCTCGCACCGCGACGCCGAGTGGACGGGCCACGCGCCGATTCTGGAAGAGGACATCGCGTTGGCCAACATCGCGCAGGACGAGCTGGGACACGCGATGGGCTGGCTGGAACTCCGCAAAACACTGGACGGCTCTGACCCCGACGTGCTGGCCTTCCGGCGCGGCCCCGAGCAGTTTTGCAACTCGGCTCTGACCGAACTGCCTAAAAGCGACTGGGCCTTTACGATGGTGCGGCAGTATTTGTTTGACGCTTGGGAAGCTCTGTGGCAAGACGCGGCCAAAGCCAGCCCTTACGGCCCACTGGCTCAGGCGGCAGCGTTGGCTTTGCGCGAGAAGCGTTTTCACCTGCAACATACCGCTATTTGGGTAGAGCGGCTGGCGCTCGGCACGCCCGAAAGCGAGCGGCGCACCCGTGAGGCGCTCAACGCGGTCTGGCCTTACGCGCTGGGCCTGTTCGAGCCGCTGGACGGCGAGCGGGCGGGCATCGACGCTGGCTTGCTCCCCGACCCCACGCAAGTCAAAGCCCGTTGGCTCCCGTTGGTGACCACCCACTTCGAGCGCTGCGGCATGACTCCGCCCAACGCCGAGCCGGTGGCACGCGGAACTCACACCGAACACCTCGCCCCGCTGCTCACCGAGTTTCAGGATGTGAATCGCCAGTACGCTGAAGTTACAGTATGGTAA
- a CDS encoding phenylacetic acid degradation protein — MNAADAQPHDTQAPDTQWPRWEIFKQDAAGKVHQAVGSVHATDPDHALFTARSVFARRPAAVSLWAVREQDISSVTREELDNGGKLLDASSETQPYKIFGKKTHKRSMTFVDELGTLEAASPQAALEAAQSQFGDGLLAWWIIPASAFVGSPEDTETVESWFAPAKDKTYKQQSAYGVVGKHVSERNPKSSQTQAKHD, encoded by the coding sequence ATGAACGCTGCGGATGCCCAGCCTCATGATACCCAGGCCCCAGACACCCAGTGGCCTCGCTGGGAAATCTTCAAGCAGGACGCGGCGGGCAAGGTGCATCAGGCGGTGGGCAGCGTTCACGCCACCGACCCCGACCACGCCCTCTTTACCGCTCGTAGCGTGTTCGCTCGGCGGCCGGCGGCGGTGAGTTTGTGGGCCGTGCGGGAACAAGACATTTCTTCTGTGACCCGCGAGGAATTGGACAACGGGGGGAAGCTGCTCGACGCCAGCAGCGAAACCCAGCCTTACAAAATCTTCGGCAAAAAGACCCACAAGCGCAGCATGACCTTCGTGGACGAACTCGGCACACTGGAGGCGGCGAGTCCGCAAGCTGCGCTGGAGGCCGCTCAAAGCCAATTTGGTGATGGGTTGCTGGCGTGGTGGATCATTCCCGCTTCAGCTTTCGTGGGCAGCCCAGAAGACACCGAAACTGTTGAAAGCTGGTTCGCGCCCGCCAAAGATAAAACCTATAAGCAGCAGAGCGCTTACGGCGTGGTGGGCAAGCACGTCAGCGAGCGCAATCCCAAATCTAGTCAAACACAGGCAAAGCATGACTGA
- the paaA gene encoding 1,2-phenylacetyl-CoA epoxidase subunit PaaA has product MTATLKIQDNANQNAETAEQHAAFEARIAGGEKIEPGDWMPVEYRRQLIRMISQHAHSEVVGMLPEGEWISRAPSLRRKLILMAKVQDEAGHGQYLYHAAETLGATREEMVDALLSGKAKYSSIFNYPTQSWADVGMIGWLVDGAAIKNQTMLAGCSYGPYSRAMVRICSEETFHHKQGKEMIVQYAAGTPEQRALAQDALTRWWWPSVMMLGPHDKDSTNSGVMSNWGIKTKSNDQVRQEYLNEHVPELLELGLTLPDADLHQDADGNWIHGPINWDEFWDVVKGKTGLNKERLATRNAAHDDGAWVREAMLAYGERQRAQAAD; this is encoded by the coding sequence ATGACCGCGACCTTAAAGATTCAGGACAACGCAAACCAGAACGCCGAAACTGCCGAGCAGCACGCCGCTTTTGAGGCCCGCATCGCTGGGGGCGAGAAGATCGAACCCGGTGACTGGATGCCCGTCGAGTACCGTCGCCAACTGATCCGCATGATCTCGCAGCACGCTCACAGCGAAGTGGTCGGGATGTTGCCGGAAGGTGAGTGGATCAGCCGCGCACCGAGCCTGCGCCGCAAACTCATTTTGATGGCCAAGGTGCAAGACGAGGCCGGGCACGGGCAGTACCTCTACCACGCCGCCGAAACGCTGGGAGCCACACGCGAAGAGATGGTGGACGCTCTGCTGAGCGGCAAGGCCAAATATTCCAGCATCTTCAACTACCCCACTCAGAGCTGGGCCGACGTGGGCATGATCGGCTGGCTGGTGGACGGCGCGGCCATCAAGAATCAGACCATGCTGGCCGGATGCAGCTACGGCCCCTACTCGCGGGCAATGGTCCGCATCTGCTCGGAAGAAACCTTCCACCACAAGCAGGGCAAGGAAATGATCGTGCAGTACGCGGCGGGCACCCCCGAGCAGCGGGCACTGGCCCAAGACGCCCTGACCCGTTGGTGGTGGCCCAGCGTCATGATGCTGGGGCCGCACGATAAAGACAGCACCAACAGCGGCGTGATGAGCAACTGGGGCATTAAGACCAAGAGCAACGATCAGGTGCGCCAGGAATATCTGAACGAGCATGTGCCGGAGCTGCTGGAACTCGGCCTGACCCTTCCCGATGCCGACCTGCACCAAGACGCGGACGGCAATTGGATTCACGGCCCGATCAACTGGGACGAGTTCTGGGATGTCGTCAAAGGGAAAACGGGACTGAACAAGGAGCGCCTGGCGACCCGCAACGCCGCGCACGACGACGGAGCCTGGGTGCGCGAGGCGATGCTGGCGTATGGGGAGAGGCAACGGGCGCAGGCGGCGGACTAA